The DNA window ACCACCCCGCTTTTGACGCCGCCCATCAAAAACCGACTGACCATACCCATGCGCGAGTTCTCCGCCGATTACCTCCGGCGAACACGGGACGGAATGTGGGATTCCCGCGACGCGCTCGCCGACCTCGACCTCGATTCCCGGCGACGCGTGCTCGATGTCGGCTGTGGCACCGGCGAGCTGGCCCGCGTCCTCGCGGACGAAACACCGGGCGAGGTCGTCGGGACGGACGCCGACCCGCGACTCCTCTCGGTCGCCGCTGAGTTCGTCCCCTGTGTCGCTGGCGACGCCCACCGCCTGCCGTTTCCCGACGACACCTTCGACCTCGTTGTCTGTCAGGCGCTGCTCATCAACCTCCCGGATCCGATTCGGGCGGTGCGGGAGTTCGCCCGCGTCTCCTCGGACCTCGTGGCCGCGGTCGAACCCGACAACTCCGCCGTGTCGGTCGAATCGACGGTTCCGGAGGAGCGAACCCTCTCCCGGAAGGCGCGCGATGCCTACGTCGAGGGGACGACCACCGACATTACGCTCGGCGGGGACGGCACGCGCGAGGTCTTTCGCACTGCCGGACTCGACGAAATCACCACCCGAGCGCACCACCACGCGAAGACGGTCGAACCGCCGTATTCGACCCGCGACGTCGAGGCCGCGAAACGGAAGGCGACGGCGGGCGCGCTGGCCGACAAACGCGACACGCTGGTCGGACCGCTGTCGCCCGACGAGTACGAGGACCTCCGAGCGGGATGGCGGAAGATGGGCCACGCCGTCGTCGATCAGATGCAGGCCGACGACTACCGACGTGCGGAAGTCGTTCCGTTCTACGTCACCTCCGGTCGGGTCTAAACTGAAACCATTTTCACGGTAACGCCTCTCTTTTCCGACATGGACCCACGAGTTCGAGACCACGCGGAAGTCATCGCTGACCACTCCGTGAGCATCGAAAAAGGCGACAGAGTGGAGATTTTGGCACCGACCGTCGCCGAGGACCTCGCCGTCGCGCTTTACGAGAAAATCGGAGAGTGCGGCGCGAAACCGTCGCTCTCGATGCGAAGCCCGCGGGCGAAACGGGCGTTCCTTCGAAGCTGTGACGCGGACGATATCGACCTCCCCGACCACTCCCTGGCGGCGCTGGAGGAAACCGACGTCGTGATCATCATCAAAGGCTCCGAGAACACGGCGGAGACGAGCGACGTTCCGACCGAGAAGGTCGCCGCCCAAGCGCGTGCACACGCCCCGATTCAGCAGGAACGGATGGGGAAACGGTGGGTCGGTACACAGTTCCCCGCGTCGGGCGACGCCCAGTTGGCCGAGATGAGCACGGAAGCCTACGAGGAGTTCGTCTACGGCGCGGTGAACAAAGACTGGGACCAGCAACGAAAACACCAGCAGCAGATGGTCGAAATCCTCGACTCGGCCGACGAGGTGCGCATCGTCTCCGGCGACACCACCGACCTCACGATGTCCGTGTCGGGAATGAAGACCGTCAACGATTACGGCGAGAAGAATCTCCCCGGCGGGGAAGTGTTCACCGCGCCCGTCCCCGATTCGGTCGAGGGCGAAGTGCTCTTCGACAAACCACTCGTCCGGCAGGGTAGCATCGTGGAGAACGTCTGGCTCGAATTCGAGGACGGCGAGGTCGTCGATTTCAGCGCCGAGAAGAACGAGGAGGTCCTCGCTGGCGTGCTCGACACCGACGAGGGCGCACGGCGACTCGGCGAACTCGGCATCGGCATGAACCGCGACATCGACCGCTTCACCTACAACATGCTCTTCGACGAGAAGATGGGCGATACGATTCACCTCGCCGTCGGCAAGGCCATCGAGCAGACCGTCCCCGAGGGCCAACCGCTCAACGAGAGCGCCACGCACATCGATATGATCGTCGATATGAGCGAGGACTCGTTCATCGAGGTGGACGGAGAAATCGTCCAGCGCAACGGGACCTTCAGATTCGAAGACGGCTTCGAGGGATAGGTCCGCGAGGGAGCACCGTGACCGAGCGGGAGTTTTTAGTCCAGGTTTTTGCGAGGAGTGGTCGGCGAAGCCGACCCGACGACGTAAAAACGTGGAATGCGGACCTTCAGATTCGAAGACGGCTTCGAGGGATAGGTCCGCGAGGGAGCACAGCGAGGGTTTATATACCGTGCCGGGACCAACCCCGGCATGACCTGATCGTCGGCGCGCGAGCGGTCGAGGCGGGTGCGTGGCCGTCCCTCGCGCGAAACCGGTTGTGCCACCTGTTCGCCCGTACAGTTGCTACACTACGTCGCCGCGAACCGTCGTTCCCTCCTGTCGCCGACGGTAGGATTCGACGGCCTGTGCCGCTTCTTCCGTCTCCTCTTCGTCCATGCCGAGCATCTCCAGTGCGGCCGGGAGCGTCGGGAAGGCGAACTCCCCCTCCCGTAGCTTGCGAAACGCTTCGTCGCTCCGTTGCCCATCCACCCAGAGACAGACGCCTCGAGGGTCGAGGATTTGTTCGTAGGCCTCTCGCGCCATCGCGCCGCGCAAGCGTTGGGTAACGTTGTCCTCGAAACTGGAATTGCAGACTTCGAGGTGAACCGGTTCGTCGTCCGGAAGCAAGTGAGCCGCGAGACACTTCTCCGGGGCGGTGTAGCCGTTTTCGCTCGCTCGAATCAGTTCGGGATGTTCGTCGGCCCACTCCGCACGAACCGTCTTTCCGATTCCCTTCACGCCGTGCGATTCGACGAACTCAGTCTCGCGGTCGGCGTCGTCGCCGCGGAGGAGGATGTCCTTGGTCACGTACACGTCGAGTCTGTCGATGGGGTCGAGTCCGAGGGACACGTCGCCGTACACCCAAATCTCGCGGACGGGAACCGGCATGGTGTCGTTCTCGACCGTTTCGACGATCTCCTCGACGCGTTCGATTGCCGCGCTTCGCTCCATCGGTGCTTGATTCGGGGTTGTCGTGGATAAGTGCGATGGAACGACGAAGGTTCGGTGACGGCCGTTTGGTTTCCGTTTCCATCGTTCTCACCTCACATCTCTCTTCTCCATTGTCTCGTTCGCACACCGCCCGACACTCCTTTCGCCGTCGCTGCCGAACCGTCCGATATGGTCGAAGCGATTACTCCGGAGGAATTAGCGGACAAACAGGACGCCGACGAGGAGTTCGTCCTCCTCGATACGCGACCGGAAGAGAGCTTCGAGTCGTGGCACATCCAGGGGGCCGTGAACTTCCCCTTCGGCCCGGACGAATCGCTTTCGGAGGACGGTGCGTCGGCCGTCGAGTCGATGCTCGACGGAAACGACGAAATCCTCACCGTCTGTGCGAAAGGGATTTCTTCGGCCCATTTCGTCGACGAACTCGAAAAGCACGGCTTCGAGGACGTGAAGGTCGTCGAAGGCGGCATGGAGGAGTGGAGTCAGGTGTACGAACACGTCCCGATAGAGACGGACGGTGACGCGGAAATCGTCCAGATACAGCGGCGCGCGAAGGGTTGTCTCGGCTACCTCGTCGGAAGCGACGGCGAGGCGGCGGCCATCGACGTGAGCCGCCACATCGACGAGTTCCGCGACGCGGCCGCTGCTCGCGGCTACGACATCACGCACGTCTTCGATACGCACATCCACGCCGACCACATCTCTGGTGGCCGACGGCTCGCCGACGAGCTCGGCGTTCCGTACCATCTCGGCGAGCGCGCTCGGAAACGCGGCGTCGAATACGAGTACGACGCTCTCGGACGGAACGATGTGGTTCGCGTCGGCGATACGGACATCAAAGCCGTTTACACGCCGGGGCACACCTCCGAAATCACCAGCTATCTCGTGAACGACGAAGCCGTCCTCACGGGAGATACCCTGTTCGTGGATTCCATCGGACGCACCGAACTGGAGTTCGGCGAGGAGGGGGCCGGAAAAGGGGCAGAAAT is part of the Haladaptatus paucihalophilus DX253 genome and encodes:
- a CDS encoding class I SAM-dependent methyltransferase, translating into MREFSADYLRRTRDGMWDSRDALADLDLDSRRRVLDVGCGTGELARVLADETPGEVVGTDADPRLLSVAAEFVPCVAGDAHRLPFPDDTFDLVVCQALLINLPDPIRAVREFARVSSDLVAAVEPDNSAVSVESTVPEERTLSRKARDAYVEGTTTDITLGGDGTREVFRTAGLDEITTRAHHHAKTVEPPYSTRDVEAAKRKATAGALADKRDTLVGPLSPDEYEDLRAGWRKMGHAVVDQMQADDYRRAEVVPFYVTSGRV
- a CDS encoding aminopeptidase — encoded protein: MDPRVRDHAEVIADHSVSIEKGDRVEILAPTVAEDLAVALYEKIGECGAKPSLSMRSPRAKRAFLRSCDADDIDLPDHSLAALEETDVVIIIKGSENTAETSDVPTEKVAAQARAHAPIQQERMGKRWVGTQFPASGDAQLAEMSTEAYEEFVYGAVNKDWDQQRKHQQQMVEILDSADEVRIVSGDTTDLTMSVSGMKTVNDYGEKNLPGGEVFTAPVPDSVEGEVLFDKPLVRQGSIVENVWLEFEDGEVVDFSAEKNEEVLAGVLDTDEGARRLGELGIGMNRDIDRFTYNMLFDEKMGDTIHLAVGKAIEQTVPEGQPLNESATHIDMIVDMSEDSFIEVDGEIVQRNGTFRFEDGFEG
- a CDS encoding MBL fold metallo-hydrolase, with protein sequence MVEAITPEELADKQDADEEFVLLDTRPEESFESWHIQGAVNFPFGPDESLSEDGASAVESMLDGNDEILTVCAKGISSAHFVDELEKHGFEDVKVVEGGMEEWSQVYEHVPIETDGDAEIVQIQRRAKGCLGYLVGSDGEAAAIDVSRHIDEFRDAAAARGYDITHVFDTHIHADHISGGRRLADELGVPYHLGERARKRGVEYEYDALGRNDVVRVGDTDIKAVYTPGHTSEITSYLVNDEAVLTGDTLFVDSIGRTELEFGEEGAGKGAEMQYDSLHKVLMSEPDSVVVLPGHVTVTEDGRFAHGSPGQPIQATVGDLRRELDVLQLPEDEFVARLTETVPEKPPNYETVIAINRGLDEPDDEGEATELELGPNRCSAP
- a CDS encoding DUF7095 family protein — its product is MERSAAIERVEEIVETVENDTMPVPVREIWVYGDVSLGLDPIDRLDVYVTKDILLRGDDADRETEFVESHGVKGIGKTVRAEWADEHPELIRASENGYTAPEKCLAAHLLPDDEPVHLEVCNSSFEDNVTQRLRGAMAREAYEQILDPRGVCLWVDGQRSDEAFRKLREGEFAFPTLPAALEMLGMDEEETEEAAQAVESYRRRQEGTTVRGDVV